Proteins co-encoded in one Streptomyces roseochromogenus subsp. oscitans DS 12.976 genomic window:
- a CDS encoding TIGR03086 family metal-binding protein, protein MTNVFTDPRPLYTRATEQAAALIKTVRPEDLTRPTPCTEYDVRMLLSHIVGATRRIAVIGEGGDGLAVHPFADGVADDGWSAAYDEVRVRVLEAWESDERMTAPVRVPWGEVPGHAALSGYVMEIVTHTWDLAEALGHPLQLDLELAEFALATARRVLPDSRPRGEETPFGTRQEAPEEAGAYDQLAAWLGRKPLSRA, encoded by the coding sequence ATGACGAACGTGTTCACCGACCCCCGCCCCCTCTACACCCGCGCCACCGAGCAGGCGGCCGCGCTCATCAAGACCGTGCGCCCCGAAGACCTCACCCGGCCGACCCCCTGTACCGAGTACGACGTGCGCATGCTGCTGAGCCACATCGTCGGGGCCACCCGGCGGATCGCGGTGATCGGCGAGGGCGGGGACGGGCTCGCCGTGCACCCGTTCGCCGACGGCGTCGCGGACGACGGCTGGTCGGCGGCCTACGACGAGGTGCGCGTCCGCGTCCTGGAGGCATGGGAGAGCGACGAGCGGATGACGGCCCCGGTACGGGTGCCCTGGGGCGAGGTCCCCGGCCATGCGGCCCTCTCGGGCTACGTCATGGAGATCGTGACCCACACCTGGGACCTCGCCGAGGCCCTCGGCCACCCCCTTCAACTCGACCTGGAGCTGGCCGAGTTCGCCCTCGCCACCGCCCGCCGGGTACTGCCCGACTCCCGCCCCCGCGGCGAGGAAACCCCCTTCGGCACCCGCCAGGAAGCGCCCGAGGAAGCGGGAGCCTACGACCAGCTGGCGGCCTGGCTGGGCCGCAAGCCGCTCAGCCGAGCCTGA
- a CDS encoding trimeric intracellular cation channel family protein: protein MHSASDNVGVQLQQIFSPSVQHALDVIGIFVFAISGALLAVRKNFDVFGIAVLAEVTALGGGLFRDLIIGAVPPAAFTDLGYFLTPLLAALVVFFLHPHVERIQSAVLVFDAAGLGLFCVSGTTKAYSYGLNLTASATLGLATAVGGGVLRDVLANEVPSLLRWDRDLYAVPAIVGATMVVLCLRYDVLTPFTSGLAAVTAFVLRLLAMRFHWRAPRAWNRRSTVTEE, encoded by the coding sequence ATGCACTCGGCGAGTGACAATGTCGGGGTGCAGCTCCAGCAGATCTTCAGCCCCTCCGTCCAGCACGCGCTCGATGTCATCGGCATCTTCGTGTTCGCGATCTCCGGCGCGCTGCTGGCCGTCCGGAAGAACTTCGACGTGTTCGGCATCGCCGTACTCGCCGAGGTGACCGCGCTGGGCGGAGGGCTGTTCCGCGACCTCATCATCGGAGCCGTACCCCCGGCCGCCTTCACCGACCTCGGGTACTTCCTGACCCCGCTGCTGGCCGCGCTGGTCGTCTTCTTCCTGCACCCGCACGTGGAACGCATCCAGTCGGCGGTGCTGGTCTTCGACGCGGCCGGCCTCGGCCTGTTCTGCGTCAGCGGTACGACGAAGGCGTACAGCTACGGCCTCAACCTGACCGCGTCGGCGACACTCGGCCTCGCCACCGCCGTCGGCGGCGGTGTGCTCCGGGACGTGCTCGCCAACGAGGTGCCCTCACTGCTGCGCTGGGACCGCGATCTGTACGCGGTCCCAGCGATCGTCGGCGCCACCATGGTGGTGCTGTGCCTGCGCTACGACGTCCTCACCCCGTTCACCAGCGGACTGGCCGCCGTCACGGCTTTCGTGCTGCGCCTGCTCGCGATGCGGTTCCACTGGCGAGCTCCGCGCGCGTGGAACCGCCGGTCGACGGTGACCGAGGAGTGA
- a CDS encoding helix-turn-helix transcriptional regulator, whose product MKSDRLLSILLLLQTRGRVPAPELADRLEVSVRTIYRDIEALSASGVPVYAERGRHGGIELLAGFRTDVTGLTADESRALFILAAQGAHAALGLDAALGSALRKVMAALPAPHRPAAEVTSRRILVDATRWKSGPQQAVDLEVLQDAVFSDRRLKLRYRHSGEREPRTYTVDPYGLVSKAGVWYLVADRRGAPQLFRADRIRSARPLEEPVRRRPGVELADAWEVLRRQVEEWEGGIEVTVRVRRERLDMFRRVAAAHLAAPPDDDGESEWVTARLAYPVLGAVRQLLAFSDRVEVLGPPEARAELLAAVRSVTALYQEAPGS is encoded by the coding sequence GTGAAGTCCGACCGGCTGCTGTCGATCCTGCTGCTCCTGCAGACCCGGGGCCGCGTCCCCGCGCCCGAACTCGCCGACCGGCTGGAGGTGTCGGTGCGCACCATCTACCGGGACATCGAGGCACTGTCGGCCTCCGGCGTCCCGGTGTACGCCGAGCGCGGCCGGCACGGCGGCATCGAACTCCTCGCCGGTTTCCGCACCGACGTCACCGGACTGACCGCCGACGAGTCCCGCGCCCTGTTCATCCTGGCCGCACAGGGCGCTCACGCCGCCCTCGGGCTGGACGCGGCCCTCGGCTCGGCCCTGCGCAAGGTGATGGCCGCGCTGCCGGCGCCGCACCGGCCCGCCGCCGAGGTGACCAGCCGCCGCATCCTGGTGGACGCCACCCGCTGGAAGAGCGGCCCCCAGCAGGCCGTCGACCTGGAGGTGCTCCAGGACGCGGTCTTCTCCGACCGGCGCCTGAAGCTGCGCTACCGGCACAGCGGGGAGCGGGAGCCGCGGACGTACACCGTGGACCCGTACGGCCTCGTCTCCAAGGCCGGGGTCTGGTACCTGGTCGCCGACCGGCGCGGCGCGCCGCAGCTGTTCCGGGCCGACCGGATCCGCTCGGCCCGGCCGCTGGAGGAGCCCGTGCGGCGGCGTCCCGGCGTCGAACTCGCGGACGCCTGGGAGGTGCTGCGGCGCCAGGTGGAGGAGTGGGAGGGCGGGATCGAGGTGACCGTGCGGGTACGGCGCGAGCGGCTGGACATGTTCCGGCGGGTGGCCGCCGCTCATCTGGCCGCTCCGCCGGACGACGACGGCGAGAGCGAGTGGGTCACCGCCCGGCTGGCCTACCCGGTGCTGGGTGCGGTGCGTCAACTCCTCGCGTTCTCCGACCGGGTGGAGGTGCTGGGCCCGCCCGAGGCCCGAGCGGAACTGCTGGCGGCGGTCCGTTCTGTCACGGCCTTGTACCAGGAGGCTCCGGGCTCCTGA
- a CDS encoding M1 family metallopeptidase, with translation MALSRSARSGALVTAAASFLLIAAAPAPTPGAPGIGDPYFPQLGNGGFDALHYDLNVAYTPGTGRLDGRTTLTARATQNLSSFDLDLQQLDVSRVEVDGRRAEFTRTGDELVITPRHSLARGRTFRVTVTYGGIPQPLGGPIVFGSDYGWMKTADGVFVACEPNAASTWFPSSDHPSDKATYDIRIKAPQGLTGVSNGRLVSTYDKGGSTYTHWRESKPMATYLATATIGKFDVRTGRTPGGIPVYVAIDPVLKNSNKVDVYAVTAAATDYWSKIFGPYPFEETGAIVDDMPEAGFSLEVQSKPAYSGVRSETTIVHELAHQWFGDSVSVKQWKDIWLNEGFATYAQWLWAEHQGTRSAHDSFLAAYNALQADDAFWQLKVADPQRDTMFASAVYQRGAMTLQMLRERIGDKAFFKLLPAWTTLHRYGNADTADFIRLAERVSGQRLDDLFHTWLFTPGKPAL, from the coding sequence ATGGCACTCTCCCGTTCGGCACGTTCAGGGGCGCTGGTCACCGCCGCGGCCTCCTTCCTCCTCATCGCCGCCGCCCCCGCCCCCACGCCGGGCGCCCCCGGCATCGGCGACCCCTACTTCCCGCAGCTGGGCAACGGCGGCTTCGACGCGCTGCACTACGACCTGAACGTCGCCTACACTCCCGGCACCGGCCGCCTGGACGGCCGTACTACCCTCACCGCCCGCGCCACGCAGAACCTGTCCTCCTTCGACCTTGATCTGCAGCAGCTGGACGTCAGCCGCGTCGAAGTCGACGGCAGACGCGCCGAGTTCACCCGCACCGGGGACGAACTCGTCATCACCCCGCGCCACAGCCTCGCCCGGGGCCGCACCTTCCGGGTGACCGTCACCTACGGCGGCATACCCCAGCCCCTCGGCGGCCCGATCGTGTTCGGCTCCGACTACGGCTGGATGAAGACCGCCGACGGCGTCTTCGTCGCCTGTGAGCCCAACGCCGCCTCCACCTGGTTCCCGTCCAGCGACCATCCCTCCGACAAGGCCACCTACGACATCCGGATCAAGGCACCCCAGGGCCTGACCGGAGTCTCCAACGGCCGGCTCGTGTCGACGTACGACAAGGGCGGCTCGACCTACACCCACTGGCGCGAGTCGAAACCCATGGCGACCTACCTCGCCACCGCCACCATCGGAAAGTTCGACGTGCGCACCGGACGGACCCCCGGCGGCATCCCGGTCTACGTCGCCATCGACCCCGTCCTGAAGAACAGCAACAAAGTCGACGTGTACGCCGTCACCGCCGCCGCGACCGACTACTGGTCGAAGATCTTCGGGCCGTACCCGTTCGAGGAGACCGGCGCCATCGTGGACGACATGCCCGAGGCCGGGTTCTCGCTGGAGGTGCAGAGCAAGCCCGCCTACTCGGGGGTGCGCAGCGAGACGACCATCGTGCACGAGCTGGCCCACCAGTGGTTCGGCGACTCGGTGAGCGTCAAGCAGTGGAAGGACATCTGGCTCAACGAGGGCTTCGCCACCTACGCCCAGTGGCTGTGGGCCGAGCACCAGGGCACCCGCTCGGCCCACGACTCGTTCCTGGCCGCCTACAACGCCCTCCAAGCCGACGACGCGTTCTGGCAGCTCAAGGTCGCCGACCCGCAGCGCGACACGATGTTCGCCTCCGCCGTCTACCAGCGTGGCGCGATGACGCTTCAGATGCTCCGGGAGCGCATCGGCGACAAGGCCTTCTTCAAGCTGCTGCCCGCCTGGACGACGCTCCACCGGTACGGCAACGCGGACACCGCGGACTTCATCCGCCTCGCCGAGCGCGTCAGTGGACAGCGGCTGGACGACCTCTTCCACACCTGGCTGTTCACGCCGGGGAAACCCGCCCTGTGA
- a CDS encoding TetR family transcriptional regulator, whose product MSHTLGIRQAQKQKTRQAFLDAALALLEEQSLSSLGLREVTRAVGVAPTAFYRHFRSTADLGVALVDEALGSLHPMVRTTVSTAGGSEERIARAIELIARHVDTHPAHVRFIARERHGGVQPVREAIRAQLVRFAEEVKAELAKDPEAVGWNDDDLLMLAHLYVDQMLITASLFLEALEAPAEERERITQLATRQLRLITIGRGHWLD is encoded by the coding sequence ATGAGTCACACCCTCGGCATCCGGCAGGCGCAGAAGCAGAAGACCCGGCAGGCGTTCCTCGACGCCGCGCTCGCACTGCTGGAGGAGCAGAGCCTGAGCAGCCTGGGTCTGCGCGAGGTCACCCGGGCCGTCGGCGTCGCCCCGACCGCCTTCTACCGGCACTTCCGCTCGACCGCCGACCTCGGTGTCGCGCTGGTCGACGAGGCGCTGGGCAGCCTGCACCCGATGGTGCGGACGACGGTGTCCACGGCGGGCGGCAGCGAGGAACGCATCGCGCGCGCCATCGAGTTGATCGCCCGGCACGTGGACACGCACCCGGCCCACGTCCGGTTCATCGCCCGGGAGCGGCACGGCGGGGTGCAGCCGGTGCGGGAGGCCATCCGGGCCCAGCTGGTCCGGTTCGCCGAGGAGGTGAAGGCCGAGCTGGCCAAGGACCCCGAGGCCGTCGGCTGGAACGACGACGACCTGCTGATGCTCGCGCACCTCTACGTCGACCAGATGCTCATCACCGCCTCCCTGTTCCTGGAGGCCCTGGAGGCCCCGGCGGAGGAGCGGGAGCGGATCACCCAGCTCGCCACCCGTCAGCTGCGGCTCATCACCATCGGCCGCGGCCACTGGCTGGACTGA
- a CDS encoding thioesterase family protein, translating into MPEAASAPSPSRVVTGDSEFDRDSAVVRREPGVYDIDLSDGWTIFGAVNGGFLLAVLGRALADALPHPDPFTISAHYLTASRPGPAVVRTEAVRTGRTLSTGQASLFQYDDEGDEVERIRVLASYGDLATLPDDVRTTATPPAIPPLEQCFGPDDGPAPVDGGSAIADRLMIKLDPATLGWALGAPSGKGQMRAWFGLADGRDADPLSLLLAVDALPPTAFEIGLKGWVPTVELTVHVRHRPAPGPLRVSVTTRNLAGGFLEEDAEVWDSEDRLVAQSRQLARVRLG; encoded by the coding sequence ATGCCAGAAGCAGCTTCCGCCCCCTCCCCATCCCGGGTCGTGACCGGCGACAGCGAGTTCGACCGCGACAGCGCGGTAGTCCGGCGCGAGCCCGGTGTCTACGACATCGACCTGTCCGACGGCTGGACCATCTTCGGTGCCGTCAACGGCGGCTTTCTGCTGGCCGTCCTCGGCCGTGCCCTCGCGGACGCCCTCCCGCACCCGGACCCGTTCACCATCTCCGCGCACTATCTGACCGCCTCCCGGCCCGGCCCGGCGGTCGTGCGTACCGAAGCGGTCCGCACCGGCCGCACCCTCTCCACCGGCCAGGCCTCGCTCTTCCAGTACGACGACGAGGGCGACGAGGTCGAACGCATCCGCGTCCTGGCCTCCTACGGCGACCTCGCCACCCTCCCCGACGACGTCCGTACGACGGCGACGCCGCCCGCGATCCCGCCGCTGGAACAGTGCTTCGGGCCCGACGACGGCCCGGCCCCGGTCGACGGCGGCTCCGCCATCGCCGACCGGCTGATGATCAAGCTGGACCCGGCCACCCTCGGCTGGGCGCTGGGCGCGCCCTCCGGCAAGGGCCAGATGCGCGCCTGGTTCGGTCTGGCCGACGGCCGCGACGCGGACCCCCTCTCGCTGCTGCTGGCGGTGGACGCCCTGCCGCCCACCGCCTTCGAGATCGGACTCAAGGGCTGGGTCCCGACGGTGGAACTCACCGTCCATGTCCGCCACCGCCCGGCCCCCGGCCCGCTGCGGGTGTCCGTCACCACCCGCAACCTGGCCGGCGGCTTCCTGGAGGAGGACGCCGAGGTCTGGGACAGCGAAGACCGTCTGGTCGCCCAGTCCCGGCAGCTGGCCCGGGTCAGGCTCGGCTGA
- a CDS encoding alpha/beta hydrolase, with protein MSLTGTPFLYTTILLAVVALILPLVLWSRVRGPKALRAATRVLMLLFAQGTAITLVFVLVNNSNNLYDNWADLLGTGNHVQQAANLGADGTGGIAYKKLPKVQQKFTPADGPGMHAAGGVKVTQLKGRVSGVNAEVYVWLPPQYNDPAYKNKKFPVVELLSGYPGSAKAWFGSLKVHEQLEPLMKSGQVAPFILVSPRTNLIAKIDTGCANIPGTVNADTWLSIDVPKMITDNFRAESAPDGWAAAGYSAGAHCAAKLAVAHPDRYRAAISLSGYNDPIGERNSLAAGSIELRRANNPYYILKNYRTPPKVALYISGENGDGYQAGVALEQIAKPPTYVRVVFLPRSLGGHSMALWRPQVPTVFEWLTMEIGHGSSAGHTGTHTGSPITPRSPSTGGSTRAELASGTASRAGAARKP; from the coding sequence ATGAGCCTCACCGGGACTCCGTTCCTCTACACGACCATCTTGCTGGCCGTGGTCGCACTGATACTGCCGCTCGTCCTCTGGTCGCGAGTGCGCGGGCCCAAGGCCCTGCGCGCCGCAACCCGGGTGCTGATGCTGCTGTTCGCCCAGGGCACGGCCATCACGCTCGTCTTCGTGCTGGTCAACAACTCGAACAACCTGTACGACAACTGGGCCGACCTGCTCGGCACGGGCAACCATGTGCAGCAGGCCGCCAACCTCGGCGCCGACGGCACCGGCGGCATCGCGTACAAGAAGCTGCCCAAGGTGCAGCAGAAGTTCACCCCCGCCGACGGGCCCGGCATGCACGCGGCCGGCGGCGTCAAGGTCACCCAGCTCAAGGGCCGGGTGTCGGGTGTGAACGCCGAGGTCTACGTCTGGCTGCCGCCGCAGTACAACGACCCGGCGTACAAGAACAAGAAGTTCCCGGTCGTCGAACTGCTGTCGGGCTATCCGGGTTCGGCGAAGGCCTGGTTCGGCTCACTGAAGGTGCACGAGCAGCTGGAACCGCTCATGAAGAGCGGCCAGGTCGCCCCGTTCATCCTGGTGTCCCCGCGGACGAACCTGATCGCCAAGATCGACACTGGGTGCGCCAACATCCCCGGCACCGTGAACGCGGACACCTGGCTGAGCATCGACGTGCCGAAGATGATCACGGACAACTTCCGCGCCGAGTCAGCGCCGGACGGCTGGGCCGCGGCCGGCTACTCGGCCGGCGCCCACTGTGCGGCCAAGCTCGCCGTCGCGCACCCCGACCGCTACCGGGCCGCCATCAGCCTGTCCGGCTACAACGACCCGATCGGCGAGCGTAACTCGCTGGCCGCCGGGAGCATCGAGCTGCGGCGGGCCAACAACCCCTACTACATCCTGAAGAACTACCGCACCCCGCCGAAGGTCGCGCTGTACATCTCCGGTGAGAACGGCGACGGCTACCAGGCCGGGGTGGCGCTGGAGCAGATCGCGAAGCCGCCGACGTATGTGCGGGTGGTGTTCCTGCCGCGCAGCCTGGGCGGGCACTCGATGGCGCTGTGGCGGCCGCAGGTGCCGACGGTGTTCGAGTGGCTGACCATGGAGATCGGGCACGGCAGCAGCGCCGGGCACACCGGCACGCACACGGGCAGCCCGATCACTCCTCGGTCACCGTCGACCGGCGGTTCCACGCGCGCGGAGCTCGCCAGTGGAACCGCATCGCGAGCAGGCGCAGCACGAAAGCCGTGA
- a CDS encoding ABC transporter permease: MLAYLIRRLFAAVVMLVVIILVVFSIFFLVPKWAGVDIATSFVGKQADPHAVEAVREKLGLSDPIYSQVWHFFKGIFVGRTYAAGGDVTHCAAPCFGYSFRSEQAVWPVLTDRFPVTLGLALGAAVLWLVFGVAAGVLSALKRGSLWDRGAMVVALSGVSLPIYFTGLLSLAIFSYGLNWINGQYVSISDSFSGWLGGMILPWITLAFLYAAMYARITRATMLEILGEDYIRTARAKGLTEKVVISKHAMRSTMTPILTMLGMDLGALIGGAILTETTFSIPGLGQAVLTAIKNQDLPIILGVTLITSLAVLLANLAVDILYAVIDPRVRLA, encoded by the coding sequence GTGCTCGCTTACCTCATCAGGCGGCTGTTCGCCGCCGTAGTGATGCTGGTGGTCATCATCCTGGTGGTCTTCAGCATCTTCTTCCTCGTCCCCAAGTGGGCGGGCGTGGACATCGCCACGAGCTTCGTGGGCAAGCAGGCAGACCCGCACGCCGTCGAGGCGGTGCGCGAGAAGCTGGGTCTGAGCGACCCGATCTACTCGCAGGTCTGGCACTTCTTCAAGGGCATCTTCGTGGGCCGCACCTACGCGGCCGGCGGCGATGTCACCCACTGTGCCGCGCCGTGCTTCGGCTACTCCTTCCGCAGTGAGCAGGCCGTCTGGCCGGTGCTGACCGACCGCTTCCCGGTGACCCTGGGTCTCGCGCTCGGCGCCGCCGTGCTGTGGCTGGTCTTCGGTGTCGCCGCGGGTGTGCTCTCCGCCCTCAAGCGGGGCAGCCTGTGGGACCGCGGCGCGATGGTCGTCGCCCTCAGCGGTGTCTCGCTGCCGATCTACTTCACGGGTCTGCTCTCGCTGGCGATCTTCAGCTACGGACTCAACTGGATCAACGGCCAGTACGTCTCGATCAGCGACAGCTTCTCCGGCTGGCTCGGCGGCATGATCCTGCCCTGGATCACCCTCGCCTTCCTGTACGCGGCGATGTACGCCCGGATCACCCGCGCCACGATGCTGGAGATCCTCGGCGAGGACTACATCCGCACCGCCCGCGCCAAGGGCCTCACGGAGAAGGTCGTCATCAGCAAGCACGCCATGCGCTCGACGATGACCCCGATCCTGACCATGCTCGGCATGGACCTCGGCGCCCTGATCGGCGGCGCGATCCTCACCGAGACCACGTTCAGCATCCCCGGCCTCGGCCAGGCCGTGCTGACCGCAATCAAGAACCAGGACCTCCCCATCATCCTGGGCGTCACCCTGATCACCTCCCTCGCGGTGCTCCTCGCCAACCTCGCGGTGGACATCCTGTACGCCGTGATCGACCCCCGAGTGAGGCTCGCATGA
- a CDS encoding ABC transporter ATP-binding protein has protein sequence MSENAEDKEAKAAGAATLSKDAAPGETLLKVTGLQKHFPIKKGLFQRQVGAVRAVDGLDFEVRSGETLGVVGESGCGKSTMGRLITRLLEPTAGTIEFEGKDITHLGVGGMRPMRRDVQMIFQDPYSSLNPRHTIGTIVGAPFRLQGVEPEGGIKKEVQRLLSVVGLNPEHYNRYPHEFSGGQRQRIGIARALALKPKLVVADEPVSALDVSIQAQVVNLMDDLQEELGLTYVIIAHDLSVVRHVSDRIAVMYLGKIVELADRDSLYKAPMHPYTKALMSAVPIPDPKRKNAKSERILLKGDVPSPISPPSGCRFHTRCWKATEICRTTEPALLELKPGQRVACHHPENFEDQAPQDTVLLTAAKEAAELVADEVLAESAETSAAVAAELAEETTEEAAEETGAEETGADEGSAEASESESESDSQESTDK, from the coding sequence GTGAGTGAGAACGCAGAGGACAAAGAGGCGAAGGCTGCCGGTGCGGCCACCCTCAGCAAGGACGCCGCGCCCGGCGAGACCCTGCTGAAGGTGACCGGGCTGCAGAAGCACTTCCCCATCAAGAAGGGCCTGTTCCAGCGGCAGGTAGGCGCCGTGCGCGCGGTCGACGGGCTCGACTTCGAGGTCCGCTCCGGCGAAACCCTCGGCGTCGTGGGCGAGTCGGGCTGCGGCAAGTCGACGATGGGCCGGCTGATCACCCGGCTGCTCGAACCGACCGCCGGCACCATCGAGTTCGAGGGCAAGGACATCACGCACCTCGGCGTGGGCGGCATGCGCCCGATGCGCCGCGATGTGCAGATGATCTTCCAGGACCCGTACTCGTCGCTGAACCCGCGGCACACCATCGGCACGATCGTCGGGGCCCCCTTCCGGCTGCAGGGCGTCGAGCCCGAGGGCGGCATCAAGAAGGAGGTCCAGCGGCTCCTGTCGGTCGTCGGCCTCAACCCCGAGCACTACAACCGCTATCCGCACGAGTTCTCCGGCGGCCAGCGCCAGCGCATCGGCATCGCCCGCGCGCTCGCTCTGAAGCCGAAGCTGGTCGTCGCGGACGAGCCGGTGTCCGCGCTGGACGTGTCGATCCAGGCGCAGGTCGTGAACCTCATGGACGACCTCCAGGAGGAACTGGGCCTGACGTATGTGATCATCGCGCACGACCTCTCGGTCGTCCGGCACGTGTCGGACCGTATCGCGGTGATGTACCTCGGCAAGATCGTCGAGCTGGCCGACCGGGACTCGCTGTACAAGGCGCCGATGCACCCGTACACCAAGGCGCTGATGTCGGCGGTGCCGATCCCGGACCCGAAGCGGAAGAACGCCAAGAGCGAGCGCATCCTGCTCAAAGGCGACGTGCCCTCGCCGATCTCGCCCCCCTCGGGCTGCCGCTTCCACACCCGGTGCTGGAAGGCGACGGAGATCTGCCGCACCACCGAGCCGGCTCTGCTGGAGCTGAAGCCCGGTCAGCGGGTCGCCTGCCACCACCCGGAGAACTTCGAGGACCAGGCACCGCAGGACACGGTTCTGCTGACCGCCGCGAAGGAGGCGGCGGAGCTGGTCGCCGACGAGGTCCTCGCGGAGTCGGCGGAGACGTCGGCCGCGGTGGCGGCGGAGCTGGCGGAGGAGACCACGGAAGAGGCTGCCGAAGAGACCGGTGCCGAAGAGACCGGTGCCGACGAGGGCTCCGCGGAGGCTTCCGAGTCCGAGTCCGAGTCCGATTCGCAGGAGTCAACCGACAAGTAG
- a CDS encoding ABC transporter ATP-binding protein → MTELSKTGAAVGEPTDASPAPTSFLEVRDLKVHFPTDDGLVKSVDGLSFQLEKGKTLGIVGESGSGKSVTSLGIMGLHTAGQYGKRKAQISGEIWLNGTELLSADPDHVRKLRGREMAMIFQDPLSALHPYYTIGAQIVEAYRIHHDVDKKTARKRAIEMLDRVGIPQPDKRVDNYPHEFSGGMRQRAMIAMSLVNNPELLIADEPTTALDVTVQAQILDLIRDLQKEFGSAVIIITHDLGVVAELADDILVMYGGRCVERGPAEKVFYEPRHPYTWGLLGSMPRLDRDQQERLIPVKGSPPSLINIPSGCAFNPRCPYADLPKDNLTRTVRPDLSEVGAGHWAACHMSQEERERIWTEEIAPKL, encoded by the coding sequence ATGACCGAACTCAGCAAGACCGGAGCTGCCGTGGGCGAGCCCACGGACGCCTCGCCCGCGCCGACCTCCTTTCTCGAAGTGCGCGACCTGAAGGTGCACTTCCCGACCGACGACGGTCTGGTGAAGTCCGTCGACGGCCTGAGCTTCCAGCTGGAGAAGGGCAAGACGCTCGGCATCGTCGGCGAGTCCGGCTCCGGCAAGTCCGTCACCTCGCTCGGCATCATGGGCCTGCACACCGCCGGCCAGTACGGCAAGCGCAAGGCGCAGATCTCCGGCGAGATCTGGCTGAACGGCACCGAGCTGCTGTCCGCCGACCCCGACCACGTGCGCAAGCTGCGGGGCCGCGAGATGGCGATGATCTTCCAGGATCCGCTGTCCGCGCTGCACCCGTACTACACGATCGGCGCGCAGATCGTGGAGGCCTACCGGATCCACCACGACGTCGACAAGAAGACCGCCCGCAAGCGGGCGATCGAGATGCTCGACCGCGTGGGCATCCCGCAGCCGGACAAGCGGGTGGACAACTACCCGCACGAGTTCTCCGGCGGTATGCGCCAGCGCGCCATGATCGCCATGTCGCTCGTGAACAACCCCGAACTGCTCATCGCGGACGAGCCGACCACCGCGCTCGACGTGACGGTCCAGGCGCAGATCCTGGACCTGATCCGCGATCTGCAGAAGGAGTTCGGCTCCGCGGTCATCATCATCACCCACGACCTGGGCGTCGTAGCCGAACTGGCCGACGACATCCTCGTGATGTACGGCGGCCGCTGCGTCGAGCGCGGCCCGGCCGAGAAGGTGTTCTACGAGCCCCGTCACCCCTACACCTGGGGTCTGCTCGGCTCGATGCCGCGCCTGGACCGCGACCAGCAGGAGCGCCTGATCCCGGTCAAGGGCTCCCCGCCCTCGCTGATCAACATCCCGTCCGGCTGCGCCTTCAACCCGCGCTGCCCGTACGCGGACCTCCCGAAGGACAACCTGACCCGCACCGTCCGCCCGGATCTGTCCGAGGTCGGAGCGGGGCACTGGGCCGCCTGCCATATGTCGCAGGAGGAGCGGGAACGGATCTGGACCGAAGAGATTGCGCCGAAGCTGTGA